The Mesorhizobium sp. AR02 genomic interval CGGCACGGCGATGATGTTCCAGTCCTACGCGCTGTTTCCGCATCTCGACCTCATCGACAACGTCGCCTTCAGCCTGAAGATGAAGGGCGTCGACAAGGAAAAGCGCCGCGCCAAGGCGCTCGACATGCTCAAACTGATGCAGATGGAGGCCTATGCGACGCGCCGTCCGGCGCAGCTTTCCGGCGGCCAGCAGCAGCGCGTCGCGCTCGCCCGCGCGCTAATCACCGATCCCGAGGCGCTGCTGCTCGACGAGCCGCTGTCGGCACTCGACCCGTTCCTGAAAATCCGCATGCGCGCCGAGCTGAAGAAATTGCAGACCTCGCTCGGCATCACCTTCGTCCATGTCACCCACAGCCAGGAGGAGGCGATGGCCTTGGCGGACCTGATCGTGGTGATGAATGACGGCCGCATTGAACAGGCGGCACCGCCGCGCGACGTGTTCGAGCGGCCGGCCACGGCCTTCGTCGCGCGCTTCATGGGCGACCACAATGTCATCTCCGGCCGGGTCACCGGCGCGCGCGACGGCATGGTCGTGTTCGACGTCAATGGCGGTGGTTCGCTTGCCGCCAGCGGCCACCGCCAAGAGGCGGGTACGCCGATCGACATCGCCATCCGCACCGACCATGTGCGCATCGGCGACGCGCGCTCGCCCGGCCTCGGCTTCACCGGCATCGTCTCCAACATCGAGTATCGCGGCGCCACCGTGAAGCTTTCCGTCACCGGCGCCGGCATCGACGATTTCACCGTCATCGTCGACGATTCCGACTTCTTCGCCAAACCCGTCGCCATCGGCGACGCCGTGCCGCTGGCCTGGGATCCGCAAGACGCGATCGTCCTCGGCCGCCTTCATTCATGAAATCAACCAAGCAAAACAAGACAGGGGAATAGACATGACAAAA includes:
- a CDS encoding ABC transporter ATP-binding protein, with amino-acid sequence MSKAAEIDIVSVSKIYGTTTAVEDISLKIPAGTYCCLLGPSGCGKTSTLRMIAGHESISSGDVRLGNTVVTDLPPAKRGTAMMFQSYALFPHLDLIDNVAFSLKMKGVDKEKRRAKALDMLKLMQMEAYATRRPAQLSGGQQQRVALARALITDPEALLLDEPLSALDPFLKIRMRAELKKLQTSLGITFVHVTHSQEEAMALADLIVVMNDGRIEQAAPPRDVFERPATAFVARFMGDHNVISGRVTGARDGMVVFDVNGGGSLAASGHRQEAGTPIDIAIRTDHVRIGDARSPGLGFTGIVSNIEYRGATVKLSVTGAGIDDFTVIVDDSDFFAKPVAIGDAVPLAWDPQDAIVLGRLHS